DNA sequence from the Candidatus Eisenbacteria bacterium genome:
TCGCGGAGCGCACGCTGTCGAGCATGCGGGCGAAAATCGCGGCCGGATCGAGGCTGCTCGCGAGCTGCCGGGCGGTGTCGAGCAGGATCTGATGAAGCCGGTCCAATCCCGACGAGGCGGGGATCGCGGAGGATTCGGGCTTCTGAGTCACGGAGCGGTGGACCTGCAGGAGTGAAAGGGGACGGCCAAGGGCGGACCCTACCACGGCCCGAACGCCGACCCAGGGGAAAATCGGAGTCTGATCCAACGCGAAGGGCGGCGTCCGGAAGGACGCCGCCCCTTCGGCGCGAGGTGGTACCTCGAGCGACTTAGACCTTGCGGACGTTCGCCGCCTGCAGCCCCTTCGGACCGCGGGTCACGTCGAACTCCAGAGACTCTCCCTCGGCGAGCGTCTTGAAGCCGTCGCCGTGGATCGCGGAGAAATGGACGAAGACGTCCTCGCCGCCATCCGCCTGGGTGATGAAGCCAAAGCCCTTCGCCTCGTTGAACCACTTCACGGTGCCACGTGCCACTTGAAGCTCCTTGTATCCGGGTCGATCGACCCGCCCTTTGCCGCGAATCAACGCTGCGGCCGCGTCCGGTCTTCGTGACCTTCGCCTCGATCCGGAAGTTCGGCCAACAAAAAGCCGCCAGGGGAGTCCTCTGGCGGAATCTGATGAGCCACACATCCCGGCAACCGAAGACGCCGACAGTATCGGCGGCTCGATCCCGGAGCGCCAGTCAATTCTTCGGTGAGGTATGATCGGCCCATGGATAACGATTTCATCGAGCCGGACGACGAGGAGCGCTCGCCGGACTTCGCCAAGGCCCTCGAGGAACACGAACGACGGGGAGAGACCGCCGACCTCGCGGCTCGCGCGGCGTTCGAGCCGAGGATGGGCGCGCGCGTGCGTGGCCGCGTGGTGGCGCTCACCAGCGAGCACGCGCTCGTGGACATCGGCGCGCGGAGCGAAGCGATCACGGAGCTCTCGCACTTCCGGACCGGCGAGGAGCCTCCGCGAATCGCCGTGGGGGATACCGTCGACCTCTTCGTGGTCGACGCCGGAGAACCCACCGTGCTCGCGCCGTCCATGCGCTCCGATCCGCATGCCGGGCTCGGCGCCTTGCGCGAGGCGCAGAAAGCGGGCGTGCCGGTCGAAGGGCGCGTGCTGGAAGCCAACACCGGAGGCCTTCGAGTGGACCTGGGCGGCGCCCATGGATTCTGCCCCGTCTCGCAGATCGAGCTTTCGTTCTGCTCCGATCCGTCCTCCTATGTCGGCCGCACGCTGGAGTTCCTCGTCACCGGGATCGAGGACGCGCGGCGGAGCGCGCTGCTCTCGCGCAAGCAACTGCTGCAGCGCCGCGAAAAGGAAGAGTCCGAGCGTCGCATCGCCACGCTGGCCGTGGGGCAGGAGGTGGAAGGCGTCATCCGCCATCTCGAGGCGTTCGGCGCCTTCGTGGACATCGGGGGCGTCGAAGGGCTGGTCCACGTCTCCGAGATCCAGCACGCGCGGGTCGCGCATCCGCGCGACGTGCTCGTCGAGGGTCAGAAAGTGAAGGCGCGCATCCTGCGCATGGAGACTCGTCCCGGCGAGCGGCCGCGCATCGGACTTTCGATCAAGGCAGCGGCGCCCGACCCCTGGACGGGAATCGAGACGCGGCTCGCTCCAGGCGCGCGCGTGCACGGCGTCGTGGCTCGTATCGCCGACTTCGGCGCGTTCGTCACGCTGGAGCCCGGAATCGACGGCCTGGTTCACATCTCCGAGATCGCGCCGCGACGGATCGAGCGGGTGAAGGAGGTGCTGTCGGTCGGCCAGGAGGTCGACGCGGTCGTGCTCGGAGTCGATGCGAAGAAGAAGCGCATCTCGCTGTCCGTCAAGGCCGCGGGAGAAGCGATGGCGACGCCCGAGCCGCCACGGGAGAGGAAGCCCGAACCTCGAGCCCCCGTGAGCGGGCCGCCGGCCATGGAAGAGCCCACGACCATGGCTCTGGCCTTCCGCAAGGCAGCCGAGAAGGCGCGCCAGAAGCAGTCGAAGGCGGACCCGCAGGCTTGAACGCCTGACGCGCCAGCCAGGGACACTTAGCGCGCGCTTGTCCCCCGAGCCGAACTTTGCCAGCATCGAAGTCCACGCGCGCTCCTCCGATGTCGCCGTTCTCGCGAGCGGCGACGCCATAGCGCTTGCAGGGTGCACCCATGATCACCAAGGACGCTCCCGAAGATCCGCCAGCAGGGCGCGAGGTCGTCTCCTCGTCCGGCGAGATGGCGGCTCGGATCCATGAGTACGATTGGGGACGCACGCCGCTCGGACCCATGGACTCCTGGTCGCCGAGCCTGAAGATGATGGTGCGGTTCCTCCTCGTGAACCGCTTCCCGCTCCTCCTGTGGTGGGGTCCTCGATTTCTGCAGATCTACAACGACCCCTACCGGCCGGTGCTGGGGTCGAAGCACCCGAACTCCCTGGGACAGCCTGCGGCGGAATGCTGGCCCGAGATCTGGCCGATCATCGGCCCGCTGGTCGAGACTCCGTTCAGGGGCGGACCGCCGACCTGGATGGAGGACATCGCTCTCGAGCCCAATCGCCACGGGTTCGCGGAGGAGACGCACTTCACCATCGCCTATAGCCCGGTCCCCGACGAGACGGTGGAGAGCGGCATCGGCGGGGTGCTCGCCACGGTTCATGAGATCACCGAGAAGGTGATCGGAGAGCGGCGCGTGGCCGCCTTGCGCGACCTCGGTACGCGCGCCCTGGAAACAAAGACCGCGGAGGACGCATGCGAGGCGGCCGCCGAGATCATGTCGAAGTACCCCAAGGACGCGCCTTTCGCCCTGATCTACCTGGTCGACGAGAGCCGCAGGCAAGCTCGCCTGGCGGCATCCAGCGGTGTCGGCATCGGAGAGAGCGCCAGTCCCCGAGCCATCGACCTCGAGGGCGAAGCGGCCGAGTCCGCGACCTGGCCGCTGGCCGAAGTGATCCGCACCGAATCCTCGATCGTGGTCGAGGACCTCGCGACGCGACTTCCTCGATCGGTTCCGGCGGGTCCATGGTCCGACCCGCCGCGCCAGGCCGTCGTGGTTCCCATTCGATCGAACATGCCGCACCAGCTCGCCGGCATGCTGGTCGTGGGCGTGAGCGCGAGGATCGCGCTCGACGATTCCTACAAGAGCTTCTTCGAGCTGGCGGCCTCGCAGATCGCCACGGCGATCGCGAACGCGCGCGCCTATGATGAGGAGCGCAAGCGTGCGGAAGCGCTGGCCGAGATCGACCGCGCGAAGACGACCTTCTTCTCCAACGTCTCGCACGAGTTCCGCACGCCGCTGACCCTCATGCTCGGCCCTCTCGAGGAGGCACTGTCCAGGGCCGAGGGGCAAGACCTTCCCGGCGGCAAGGATCTCGTCGAGATCGCGCATCGCAATGGCCTCCGTTTGCTGAAGCTCGTGAACGCGCTGCTCGACTACTCCCGGATCGAGGCGGGTCGCGCCAAGTTGTCGACCAAGACCGAGGACCTGTGCGAGCTGACTGCGGTGTACGCCAGCATGTTCCGCTCCGCCATGGACCGGGCCGGGCTGGAGTTCCAGGTGGAATGCGAGCCGCTGCCGTCGCTGGTGCGCGTGGATCGCGACGCCTGGGAGAAGATCGTGCTCAACCTGGTGTCGAATGCGTTCAAGTACACGCTCGAAGGCCGCGTCACCGTCACGATGCGATCCGACGAGGACCGCGCCGTGCTCACCGTCACCGATACCGGCACCGGGATCGCGAGTCATGAGCTACCCAATCTCTTCAAGCGCTTCCATCGGGTCGAAGGCGCGCGCGGAAGGACCCACGAGGGCACGGGCATCGGGCTCTCATTGGTGAAGGAGCTGGTCCATCTCCACGGCGGAAGGATCACGGTGAAGAGCGAGCTGGGGCGCGGCAGCACATTCCGCGTCGAGCTTCCCCTGTCCACGGACGCGGCCCCGACGGCCGCGCAGGATCGGCGGCAGCACGAGGCGGAAGCCAAGGAGGCCAGGGCGTTCGTGGAGGAAGCGCTGCGCTGGCTTCCGGATGCCGATGTGGGCGACCGGGACCCGGCGTTGCCACTTCGCCAGGGCAGGGTCCTTCTGGCGGACGACAACGCGGACGTTCGGCAGTACTTGCGCGGCCTGCTCGAAGCCGTCGGATATTCCGTGATGGCCGTGGCCAACGGCCAGGAGGCTCTGGCCGCGGCGCGCCATGAGCGCCCGGATCTGATTCTGACCGACGTGATGATGCCGATCATGGATGGCTTCGCGTTGCTGGCCGCGGTGCGCTCGGATCCATCGCTTACCGAGACTCCGGTCATCATGCTCTCCGCGCGCGCCGGCGAAGAGAGCAAGGTCGAAGGTCTCGAGCACGGCGCGGACGACTATCTCGTGAAGCCGTTCTCGGCGAAGGAGCTGGTGGCCCGCGTCGCCTCGAACCTGAGCCTGGCGCGGATCCGAAGGGAGAGCGCCGAGCGCGTCACGTCGATCCTGGAAAGCCTTTCGGATGCCTTCCAGTCGATCGACGCGAACGGCCGCTATCTCTACGTCAACGGCGCCATGCGCAAGCTTCTGACCGAACAGGGCATCGATCCGAGCTCGATCATCGGCAAGCACGTCTTCGAGGCTTTCCCCGAGTGGCGAGACACCGAGATCGGCCGCGCGTTCCTGAAGGCGCACGAGGAGCGCACGTACGTCGAGCTCGAGAGCAAGTACGCGCCTTTCGACCGCTGGTATGCGGTCCGCTTCCATCCCGACCGTGAGGGCGGGCTGTCCGTCCTTTCGGAGGACATCACCGCGAGGAAAGACGCGGAGGCCAACCTCCGGCAGCGGACCGAGGAGCGCCAGCACCTGCTGGAGAGCGAGCGTGCGGCGCGCATGGAGGCCGAGCGACTCGGCCGCGTGAAGGACGAATTCCTGGCGACGCTCTCGCACGAGCTGCGCACGCCGCTCAACTCGATCCTCGGCTGGGCTCGCCTGGTGAGAAAGGATTCGGAGAACCGCGAGCTGCGAGAGAAGGCGCTGGAGGTCATCGAGCGGAATTCGCACGCCCAGGCACAGCTCATCTCGGACCTTCTGGACATGAGCCGGGTGATTTCCGGAAAACTCAGGCTCGAGTTCGACCAGGTCGACTTGCCGCTGGTCATCGAAGGCGCCGTCGAGCTGTTGAAGCCGACCGCAGAAGCGCGCGGCGTGACCCTCCGGACCGCCCTTGGGCCGCTGCGCGGAACGGTTCACGGCGACGCCGAGCGGCTCCAGCAGGTGGTCTGGAATCTGATCTCGAACGCCATCAAGTTCACGGAGACGGGCGGCTGGGCGGAGATCGAGCTCTCGGATGTGACGACCGGCGCCGAGATTCGCGTGCGGGACTGCGGCAAAGGCATCCGGGCAGAATTCCTCCCTCATCTGTTCGAGCGCTTCCGGCAGGAAGACCCCTCGGCCGCGCGCGAGCACGGCGGCCTCGGCATCGGCCTGGCGCTGGTGAAGCAGCTGGTCGATCTCCACGGCGGGCTGGTCCGGGCGGAAAGCCAGGGCGAAGGGCTGGGAGCGACCTTCCGCGTCATCCTTCCGTACGTCATGGCACCTTCCCGCTTCTCGGAGGACGATCCCGCCGTGACCACCAAGGGCTGGGCCCGCGGAGACATGCCCAGGCTGTCGGGGATCAAGGTGCTGGTGGTCGACGATGAAGAGGACGCGCGCGAGCTGCTGCGGCGCTTGCTCGAAGAGTCCGACGCTCAAGTGCTGACCGCCTCGTCGGCCGGCGAAGCGATGCGCCTCCTGGCCCGCGAGAGTCCGCAGGTGCTGCTGAGCGACGTGGGCATGCCGGGGCACGATGGCTACCAGTTCATCCGCGAGGTGCGGGCGAGTGGTAGTACCATTCCGGCCGTCGCGCTCACCGCCTTCGCGCGCTCGGAGGATCGCACCAAGGCGCTGCTCTCGGGATTCCAGTCACATCTGGCCAAGCCGTTCGAGCCCGCCGAGCTGCTGGTGACGGTCGCGGCGCTCGCCGGAAGGATGGGAGCGAAAGCATGAAGGTGGCTTCACCGCCGCGCGACGTCCTTCAGGCCATCGGAAACACGTCCATGGTCCAGCTCCGGAGGGTGGTTCCGGAGAACTGCGCCGAGCTCTTCGTGAAGCTCGAGTGGGAGAACCCCACCGGCAGTTTCAAGGACCGCATGGCGCTGGCGGTGATCTCGCGCGCCGAGATGGACGGGCGGCTCGAGCCCGGGTTCTCCGTGGTGGAGTACACCGGAGGCAGCACCGGCGCCGCGCTGGCCCTGGTGTGCGCGGTGAAGGGCTATCGCATCCGTATCGTCACTTCGGACGCGTTCGCCCGCGAGAAGCTGGATCAGATGGCGGCGCTGGGGGCCGAGCTCACCATCGTCGGGAGCGAAGGCGGCCACACCACGAAGAAGCTGATCCTCGAGATGATCGAGAAGGCGCGAACGCTGAGCCGTGAGCCGCGCACGTACTGGACGGATCAGCTGAACAACCTCGACAGCATCGCCGGCTACCACCCGCTCGGCGAGGAGATCTGGACCCAGATGGGCGGCGAGATCGACGCCTTCGTGCACGCGGTGGGGACCGCGGCGTCCATCCGTGGCGTGGGAGGGGTGCTCAAGCGCCACCGCCCTGACATCGAGATCATCGCGGTCGAGCCCGCCGAATCGTCGGTGCTGCTCGGCGGCGCACCCGGGCCTCACGCGATCGAAGGCGTCGGCGTGGGCTACACGCCGCCGCTCTACGATCCGGCGCTGGTGAATGAAGTCGTTCCGGTCGCCACCTCGGAAGCGCAGGCCATGGCGCGGCGCCTTGCGCGGGAGGAGGGCCTCTTCTCCGGGACGTCCGCGGGCGCCAACGTCCTCGCGGCCATCCGCGTGGGGCAGCGGCTGGGCGCAGGCGCGCGCGTAGTCACCCTGATGGGAGACTCGGGGATCAAGTATTTGAACACCGACGTCTACCGGCGAAGCTGAGCACGGCTCACTTCCCCGGAATTCGTGACTCGTCCCTCCGGCAGGCTGCTGATCGCGCTCGTGGTGGTCCTGGCCGGGGCGGCCGTCTGGCTCTACGTGCGCCGCACCACGATCACCCTCGATGCGCCCGAGCCGGTCATCGCTCCCGAGACGGCCGACAGCCTGCCCGAGCTGCCGTCTTCGATGCTGGAGGCGCCGGTGACCTACGACCTGGCGACCGCGATCGACTCGATCGAGGCGGCGGTGCCGCGAACCTACGGGGATCTGGATCAACGGATCCAGCTCGCGCGCAATCGGCGGGTCAGCTTCAGCTTTCGGCTCAAACGCTCACCCTTTCGCCTGAACGTCACCCAGCAGACGGTGACCATCTCGGCCAACATCGAGTACTCGGGAAGGATCTGGTACGACCCGCCGATCGGACCCGAGATCGAGGTCTCGTGCGGCACCGACCACGAGCTGCCGCGGCGCGCGCGTCTCACGGTCGAGTCGACGGGTGAGCTTTCGCGCCAGTGGGGCCTGCGCACGCGAACGCACGTGGTTCGTCTCACGGCTCTCTCGGACAGCGCGCGCGACCGCTGCCGCCTGTCCTTTCTGAGGCTCGATGTCACCGACCGGGTGCTCGAGACCACTCGCGTGCTGCTCGAGGAGAAGCTGGCGGCCTTCGACGAGACGGTCGCGCGCTGGCCGGTGAGAAAGCGGTTCGAGAAGATCTGGGGTGATCTGCAGAAACCCGTGCGCCTCGCCGACAGCGTGTACCTCACCATCAATCCCTCCGAGGCGCAGGTCGGGAAGATCGGCGCGATCGGCGAGACGGCGTACGCGAACCTCCGGCTCGTCGCCGCCCCACGTGTGATGACCGGGCCTCGGCCCACGCTCGAGAAAGTTCCCCTGCCGGACCTTCGCATGGCGAACGACGTCGGGCGCGGCGCGCGCGTCCTTCTCGACGCTTCCTTCACCTATCCGGTGGCCACGGCCATGCTGCGCAAGGCCCTGGTCGGACGCAGGCTCGAGCATCAGGGTCATCGCATCCGCATCCGTGACGTGCGGCTCATGGGAATCGGCGGGGGAAAGGTCGCGTTGCGCGTGCAGATCTCCGGAGCGGTTCGCGGCCGTCTCTTCTTCACCGGAACGCCGGGCTACGATCCGGGCACGCGACAGATCACCGTGCCCGATCTCGATTACGACGTCGGCACGGCCGAGATCCTCGTCCGCGGTTACGAGCTGCTGAGCGACATCCAGCTGCGCGATTTCCTGCGCGCCAAGGCGCGCCTGCCGGATTCGGCGGTGGTGCGCAAGCTCTCGCGGCTCGCGGAAGACGGAATGAATCGCAAGCTTCCGGCGCGCGGCACGCGCCTGAGCGGTCGCATCCACCAGGCCAGGGTGATCGCGGTGCACGCGACGGCGTCGGACATCCGTGTGCGCGCACTGGCCGACGCGGACCTCACCCTCTCGATCGATCGCGCGCCTTCGATTCCGCGGCCTCCGGGGCCCGTCGGCAAGGAACGCGAGGACGAGAAGGATTTCTGAGGCGTGCCCGCCGCCCATGAGCTAGGGAAGCTATACTGAACCCAATCGTGAACTTACCCTCGCAGAGCTGTCGCGGAGGGGCGCTGGCGTGACCCAGGGTAGCGTCGATCCCGACTCGGCCGACCCGACCTCCATTCGAGCGAAGTCCCCGCGGTGGCGCTGGACCCGCTGGCTGCTCCGCGCCGTCCTGCTGATCAGCGGGCTGCTCGTGGTCCTCTTCGTCGCGATGGGCCAGCCGCCGATCGCGACCGCGGTCGTGAAGGCCGTCCTGGCTCGAGTCCATCCGCTGCCGGGCTCGTCCCTCGGCGTGACGGAAGTGCGCGGAGACTGGTGGACCTCCCTCGAGATCCGTGGCCTCCGGCTCACCCGGGGCGACACCTTGATCGCCGGGGTCGAATTCCTGCGCGCCCGCTACGGTCTAGCTTCGCTGCTGACCGGCGAGCTGCGGGTCCGCGACCTGGACGTCGAGGGTCTGGTGTTGACTCCCGACCTCTGGAGCGGCCCACCCAAGGCTCCGCGCCGCAAGCCCGCGCGACCTCCACTCACGCTCGCGCGCCTTCTGCGAGGGCGCTTCTATGATGGGCCCGCCTTCCGCATCGACCAGCTGACGCTTCGAGGCGTTCTCCGGACTCTGGCCGCGCGGGAGTCCTCGCTCACCACGCTTTCGCTCGATGGGCGTCGGATTCGCATGGGCCGCGCGTTCTCGTTCGCCATCGACTCCTTGCGTGCGCGGCGTCAATCGCCTGGGTCCGGGATCGAGCTCGATCTCAGGGCGCAGCTCGAGGACGGCCGATTCGAAGCGCCGCTGCTTCGATTCCGCGGCGATTCCAGCGCGGTCGATGGCCACGCGCTGATGACGGTCGATCGCGCGGACTCGCTCAGGGAAGCCCGACTGGTCCTCGACGCCCGTCCTCTCGACCTGCACGATCTCGCGCCCTTGCTCCCGCGGCTGAATTTGGGAGGCGCGCTGGTCGCGGACATCGATCTTCGAGGAACGCGTCGTGATCGGCTTTCGGGAACGGTCGCCGCCGCGACGGATGGGTTCCACGTCGGGGCGTGGGCCTTCGAGGACTCGCGTCTGAGCGCGACGCTGAGCGACGGGCGCTCCGAGACGTCCCTCTCCGGATCGTTCGCCGGTGCGCGTATCGACGTCCGCGGATGGATTCGCCCCTTCGATCTCGCGCCGACGTACGACCTCCAGGTCGCCTCGGATCGCCTGCCGGCTGGAGTCCCGGGTGCAGCCGGATGGAACGCATTCGCCGAGCGTGCCTCGAGCCGGGTGGCGCTCCGTGTCCAGGGAACGGGGTACGCGCGACCGGTCGCGGAGGTCCAGGGAGGCACCGCGGGCGAGATCGGCCGGCTCGACATCGACGGCCGCATCGATCTCACACGCGGGCTCTCCTGGTCCGTTCGGCGTTTACGGTTCGCCGGACTGGACGTGGCGCGGATGACGGGTCGATCCGGGCGAAGCTCGGTGAGCGGCACGCTGACGACCACGGCCCGGGAAGCCACCGGCGCCTCGCGTCGCCTGACCGCCGATCTCGACATCGGCCCATCGACCTACGGTGCGTGGCGGATCGACCGCGGCCGCGCGCGCGCGACCATCGATGGCGCGAGCGTCGGCGCTTCGCTCGAGCTCGTCACGCAGGCCGGATCCCTGGACGTGGACTCGCTGACCGGACGGTGGGAGGAGGGCGGCGTCTTCCGGCTGATCGGCGCGCGCTTCCGTGATCTCGATCTCGAGAAGGTCACCGCCAGCCCCGCGCACTCGAGCCGGCTCACGGGGAGAGTGAGCGGGCGCTTCCACGGCCTCCGCGCGCTGATGAAGCCGCCCTCGCCTCTGCAGGCGCTGCGAGATGGGCGCGCCTCGGGAGAAGCGCGTGTCGATCTCGAGCCTTCGCGGTGGAGGCGGCAGAACATCGGCAAGGGATCGGTGGCGTTGACTCTGTCCGGCGGCGTCGTGCGCTTCCAGGGGAGCGTCGACTCCGACGCCGGAGTGGTCGACCTGGCCGGCCGCGCGCGACCGTTCGATGCCACGCCTGGCTACTGGCTGGAGCGGGGGCGCTTCTCGGACCTCGATCTCGCCGGCTGGACCGGATCCAAGGCGCTGCGGTCGCGTCTGACCGGAAGCGTGACCGCGAGCGGGCGCCCGGGAGGAAGCCCGGGCGCGACCGGAACGTGGCAGGCTCGGCTCCGGCTCGACCGTTCGAGCTTGGGTCAGGCGACCCTCGCGGCGGGGGACCTCACAGGATCGTGGTCGGAGGGTCTCGCGCGCCTGGACGGCATGGTGCTCGTGGGAGAAGACACGGTGTCCGCCCGTGGCGAAATGCTCGCGCGCAATGAGGATCCACGCGGCCACGCCGAGCTGTCGATTCCGCTGGCCGTGCTCGCCGCATGGGCGGGAGACACCGCGAGAGCCACCGGGAGCGTGACCGCGCGGGCCCGTTTCATCGGACTTGCGCCGCGGACCGCCACGCTCGACGGCATGGTCGTCGGGCAGGGCACGATCGGCCTGGCTCGGCTCGACTCCTTGTTCGCGGGCTTTCATCTGCGTCAGGGAACCCTTGCTCTCGACACGCTGATCGCGCGCTCGAACGTGGCGGTGGCGGCGGGATCGGGCCACATCGCGCTCTTCGACTCGACGGCCGACTCGCGGCTCCGCGTGACGCTGCGCGTCAACGACCTGGCGCCGATTCGCCGGCTGGTGGGCGCGGACACGGCGGCGGTGGACACCGCGACCGTGGACCTGCAGATCTTCGCGTCCCGCGGCGTGCGGCGCTTCGACCTCAGGAGCTCGCTCCGCTCTCTCGCCTGGAATCAGGCCCGGCTCCAGCGCGCGCACGGCTCTGTCTCGGGTGAGCTGGATGCCGGATGGCGCCCTCTCCGAACGCGCGGGGAGGCATCGCTGGGCCGGCTCAGGGGAGTCGGGCTGGTGGTGAACGACGCGGTCGCGCGCGTCGAGATCGATCCTTCAGGGACGCGCTTCGACCTGACCGGAACAGGCGACGAGCGACATCGTCTTCGCCTGATCGGGAGCTCGCTCACCGACTCCCTCGGCCAGCACCTGGCGCTCGACAAGCTCGACATCCGGGCGGATTCCGCTTCATGGGCGCTCGCTCGTCCAGCCGCGATCGATCTGGGATCCGATCGCTTCGACGTCAGGTCCTTCGAGCTCCGATCCGCCACCGGACGGATCTCGGCGCGAGGCGTCGTCGACCGCCGTGGCCAGCAGGACTTCCAGCTCGATCTCGAAAACGTAGGCCTCGACGTCGTCTCCACGTGGCTCGGCCGTCCCGGCCTCAGCGGCGTCTTGAACGCCCACGTCGCGCTGGAGGGCGCCGCCACCGCTCCGCGCGGGAGCGGAAGCCTGGAACTGCGGTTGCTCAGCGACGACCGGCCTGCCGGCAGGATCCGCTCCAGGCTCGCGTGGGACGGAACCAGGCTCGGCTTCGGTGGCGGCTTCGCCACCCCACAGGGCGACTCGATGGTCTGGACCGGTGACCTGCCGCTGGCGTTGTCGCTGGCAGTGTCCGATTCGGCGCATGCGGTTCGCGTCGCCGAAGGCGACGTCGACGTGCGGCTCGCCGCCCAGCGCTTCCCGCTCGCCGCGTTCTCGGCTCTGGTGGATCCACGAACCGTCGGCGATCTCGAGGGAACACTCGACCTGGATGTGCGGCTGAAGGGCACGAGCCGCGCCGTCTCGGGACAAGGCCGCGTCGACGTCACTGGAGCAGCGGTGCCGTTGCCGGGGCTCGGGGTGACGTACGAGGACATCGATATCCACGGCGCGTTCCAGGGCGACCGCCTGGTCGTGAATCGGGCCCATGCAACGTCGTCCAAAGGATCGCTCGACGCCACGGGGAGTCTGCGTTTCATCGGCGTGACACGCGTCGAGCCGAACCTTCGCATCGACAGCCGCAAGTTCGTCTTCGTCGAGTCCACGGACCTGCGCGCGGTCGCTTCCGGCAAGATCGATCTCACCGGAACCCTGACGAGCCCGCTCGTGAAGGGAAACGTCACCATCGAGAACTCCAACGTCTACCTCGAGCCGGCGGAAGAGGGTGCTATGGAGGCCGCCGCCGCCGTGCAGCTCACGGAGGCCGACTTGCGGATGCTCGAGGAGACGTTCGGCGACGTGAAGACCTCGGCCCCCAACGCGGCGCTGCAGCTCTACGACGCCTCCGACCTGGATCTCGCCATCCGTCTCGAGCGCAACAATTGGGTGCGCCAGCGGGCGCGGCCCAAGCTCGCGGTGGCGCTCACCGGGGATGTCCGCCTCAGGAAGGCGCCGCACGGCGAGCCGCAGCTCTTCGGCCGCATCGAGCCGCTGCCGAACCGCGGCTACGTCGAGCAGTTTGCGCGCAGCTTCGACAT
Encoded proteins:
- a CDS encoding DUF4403 family protein produces the protein MTRPSGRLLIALVVVLAGAAVWLYVRRTTITLDAPEPVIAPETADSLPELPSSMLEAPVTYDLATAIDSIEAAVPRTYGDLDQRIQLARNRRVSFSFRLKRSPFRLNVTQQTVTISANIEYSGRIWYDPPIGPEIEVSCGTDHELPRRARLTVESTGELSRQWGLRTRTHVVRLTALSDSARDRCRLSFLRLDVTDRVLETTRVLLEEKLAAFDETVARWPVRKRFEKIWGDLQKPVRLADSVYLTINPSEAQVGKIGAIGETAYANLRLVAAPRVMTGPRPTLEKVPLPDLRMANDVGRGARVLLDASFTYPVATAMLRKALVGRRLEHQGHRIRIRDVRLMGIGGGKVALRVQISGAVRGRLFFTGTPGYDPGTRQITVPDLDYDVGTAEILVRGYELLSDIQLRDFLRAKARLPDSAVVRKLSRLAEDGMNRKLPARGTRLSGRIHQARVIAVHATASDIRVRALADADLTLSIDRAPSIPRPPGPVGKEREDEKDF
- a CDS encoding cysteine synthase family protein, whose translation is MKVASPPRDVLQAIGNTSMVQLRRVVPENCAELFVKLEWENPTGSFKDRMALAVISRAEMDGRLEPGFSVVEYTGGSTGAALALVCAVKGYRIRIVTSDAFAREKLDQMAALGAELTIVGSEGGHTTKKLILEMIEKARTLSREPRTYWTDQLNNLDSIAGYHPLGEEIWTQMGGEIDAFVHAVGTAASIRGVGGVLKRHRPDIEIIAVEPAESSVLLGGAPGPHAIEGVGVGYTPPLYDPALVNEVVPVATSEAQAMARRLAREEGLFSGTSAGANVLAAIRVGQRLGAGARVVTLMGDSGIKYLNTDVYRRS
- a CDS encoding cold-shock protein, yielding MARGTVKWFNEAKGFGFITQADGGEDVFVHFSAIHGDGFKTLAEGESLEFDVTRGPKGLQAANVRKV
- a CDS encoding ATP-binding protein, giving the protein MITKDAPEDPPAGREVVSSSGEMAARIHEYDWGRTPLGPMDSWSPSLKMMVRFLLVNRFPLLLWWGPRFLQIYNDPYRPVLGSKHPNSLGQPAAECWPEIWPIIGPLVETPFRGGPPTWMEDIALEPNRHGFAEETHFTIAYSPVPDETVESGIGGVLATVHEITEKVIGERRVAALRDLGTRALETKTAEDACEAAAEIMSKYPKDAPFALIYLVDESRRQARLAASSGVGIGESASPRAIDLEGEAAESATWPLAEVIRTESSIVVEDLATRLPRSVPAGPWSDPPRQAVVVPIRSNMPHQLAGMLVVGVSARIALDDSYKSFFELAASQIATAIANARAYDEERKRAEALAEIDRAKTTFFSNVSHEFRTPLTLMLGPLEEALSRAEGQDLPGGKDLVEIAHRNGLRLLKLVNALLDYSRIEAGRAKLSTKTEDLCELTAVYASMFRSAMDRAGLEFQVECEPLPSLVRVDRDAWEKIVLNLVSNAFKYTLEGRVTVTMRSDEDRAVLTVTDTGTGIASHELPNLFKRFHRVEGARGRTHEGTGIGLSLVKELVHLHGGRITVKSELGRGSTFRVELPLSTDAAPTAAQDRRQHEAEAKEARAFVEEALRWLPDADVGDRDPALPLRQGRVLLADDNADVRQYLRGLLEAVGYSVMAVANGQEALAAARHERPDLILTDVMMPIMDGFALLAAVRSDPSLTETPVIMLSARAGEESKVEGLEHGADDYLVKPFSAKELVARVASNLSLARIRRESAERVTSILESLSDAFQSIDANGRYLYVNGAMRKLLTEQGIDPSSIIGKHVFEAFPEWRDTEIGRAFLKAHEERTYVELESKYAPFDRWYAVRFHPDREGGLSVLSEDITARKDAEANLRQRTEERQHLLESERAARMEAERLGRVKDEFLATLSHELRTPLNSILGWARLVRKDSENRELREKALEVIERNSHAQAQLISDLLDMSRVISGKLRLEFDQVDLPLVIEGAVELLKPTAEARGVTLRTALGPLRGTVHGDAERLQQVVWNLISNAIKFTETGGWAEIELSDVTTGAEIRVRDCGKGIRAEFLPHLFERFRQEDPSAAREHGGLGIGLALVKQLVDLHGGLVRAESQGEGLGATFRVILPYVMAPSRFSEDDPAVTTKGWARGDMPRLSGIKVLVVDDEEDARELLRRLLEESDAQVLTASSAGEAMRLLARESPQVLLSDVGMPGHDGYQFIREVRASGSTIPAVALTAFARSEDRTKALLSGFQSHLAKPFEPAELLVTVAALAGRMGAKA
- a CDS encoding S1 RNA-binding domain-containing protein, which produces MDNDFIEPDDEERSPDFAKALEEHERRGETADLAARAAFEPRMGARVRGRVVALTSEHALVDIGARSEAITELSHFRTGEEPPRIAVGDTVDLFVVDAGEPTVLAPSMRSDPHAGLGALREAQKAGVPVEGRVLEANTGGLRVDLGGAHGFCPVSQIELSFCSDPSSYVGRTLEFLVTGIEDARRSALLSRKQLLQRREKEESERRIATLAVGQEVEGVIRHLEAFGAFVDIGGVEGLVHVSEIQHARVAHPRDVLVEGQKVKARILRMETRPGERPRIGLSIKAAAPDPWTGIETRLAPGARVHGVVARIADFGAFVTLEPGIDGLVHISEIAPRRIERVKEVLSVGQEVDAVVLGVDAKKKRISLSVKAAGEAMATPEPPRERKPEPRAPVSGPPAMEEPTTMALAFRKAAEKARQKQSKADPQA